The sequence below is a genomic window from Opitutia bacterium.
CCGAAGTGATGAATGAAACACGCGCCGACCACGCCCGTGCGAAAGCCCGCCAACCGCGCGCGCCGGAAGAAATCCGCATCCTCGAACTGCCCGATGCGAAACGCCTCGTCGAATCCGCCGATCTTTTCGAACACCGCGCGCCGCACCGCAAAACAAACACCGTGCGCTCCGCCACGTCGCACCACGCCGCCGAGCTTCGTCGTGAACTCGCGCGCGTAGCTCTCGAAATCGTAATTCTGGTCGCGCTCGCGCATCGCCGGGCAAACCACATCGAGCCCATGCCGCCCCGCCGCGCCCAGCAACGCCGCGAGCCACCCCGCCGGCAACAGCACATCATTATTCAGCACCACGACCCAGTCCGGCGCCGCCCCGGCAATGTTCCTATTAAGAACATTCGTCTCCCGGCCGCTCGCCTGCGCGTCTTCGCCAATGTTCTTAATAGGAACATTGGCTGCGCGGACACCCTGGTTCCACGCGGGTGCGCAGCCGCGGTTCTGCTCGTTGCGGATGACCGTGAGCGCGGGCTGCGTCGCCAGCCACTCGCGCGTGCCGTCGGTCGAGCCGTTGTCGACGACGATCACCTTCACGCCCGCCGCGAGGTCCGGTTGCAGGCACCGCACGCAGCCCTGCGTGTAGGCGAGCTGGTTGAGCACCGGGATGACGATCGCGACGGACATCCGGCGCAGCTTCGCCGGAGGACGCTCCAAGTAAAACCTTTCTTCGCCGGGCAGCCCGCGACCTCCGGGCGGGGGAACCAGCGTCGTCATCGTCCGCGTTGCCATGGCGCGGCGGATGTGTCCTCCTCGCGCCGAACGTGTCCAAAGCGCTGCCCATCTCCGTCTCCATCATCGCCCGCAACGAGGCGCACTCGCTGCCGCGCTGCTTCGAAAGCGTGCGCGGATGGACCGCGGAAATTGTCGTCGTGCTCAACAACACCACCGACCCCAGCGCCGAAGTCGCGATGCGGCACGGCGCGCTGGTGTTCGAGACCGAGTGGCGCGGCTACCGCGACACGAAGAACTTCGCGCTCGACCGCTGCTCGCAACCGTGGGCGCTCTGCCTCGACGCCGACGAGGAAGTCTCGCCGGCGCTCCGCGCGGAGATCGAGGCGTTCTTCGCGCGCGGCGACGACCGGAAGTTCCACGCGGCGCGCTTCCCGCGCAAGGTCTGGTTCATCGACCGCTGGATCACGCACGGCGACTGGTATCCCGACCACAACACCCGCCTCGTGAACCGCGCGCACTGCCGGTGGGGCGGCGACCAATTCGTGCACGAGCACATGCACGTCGACGGTCCGGTCGCGACGCTCCGCGGCGACCTGCACCATTACTCCTTCCCGACGCTCAGCCACCACGTGGCGAAGATCAACCCGTTTGCCGATCTGTTCCTCCAGCAACAGATGGCCAAGGGCGGCCGCTTTTCACTCGGCGCGGCGGTGTTCCGGCCGGCGTGGCGGTTCTTCCGCGCGTATGTGCTGCGGCTGGGTTTTCTCGACGGCTTTCCCGGTTTCTACATCGCATGGGCCACCGCCTTCGGCGCCTTCGTGCGCTACAGCCGGCTCTACGAACACGAGCATCGCGCTAGCCCGAGCCCAAGCCAGGCAACCACGAATGAACACCAATAGACACGAATTCCGGACCATTCGTGTTCATTCGTGTCCATTCGTGGTTCACCTCCGGTAATGCCCGAAGCGCCCAAAGAGTTCAGTCACGAGGTCGAGAACCTCATCGCGTCCTTCCGCGGCCTGCCGGAGGAGGATAGCCGGTCGCGTCACCGCAAGACGCAGGACCTCGGCAAGCTGATCGACGAGCTGCTGGTCAAATACCGCATCAGCCACGACTCGCTGGAGCACTCGATCCGGGAAAAGTGGGCCGAACTCGTCGGCGTGGCCAACGCCACCTACTCGCACCCGGTCGTCGTCGAACGCGGCCAATTGCTGGTGCTGTGCTCGCACGCCGTGGTGCGCAACGAACTCTTCCACCACCGCCTCCAAATCCTCGAAAAGCTCCGGAAGCTGCCCGGGTGCGAAGGCATCAGGGGGCTGACGCTGCGGGCGGGGTAATTCGATTCCATGATCAATCCGAAGCTCGCGGAAGAAGTAGAGCTTGGCCGCCCGGCACGCTCGATAGGCGAACGCCTTTTCCGCGGCTCCCTTTTCTATTTCGTTTTCGTCGCGACGTTGAGCTGGGTTCTCCGGCTTTTCGGATCCGAGGAATACTGGGAGCGCAAGTTGGGAATCGTTGGGCACGTGTTGGGTGTGACGCTGGGGCTCAGC
It includes:
- a CDS encoding glycosyltransferase; translated protein: MSVAIVIPVLNQLAYTQGCVRCLQPDLAAGVKVIVVDNGSTDGTREWLATQPALTVIRNEQNRGCAPAWNQGVRAANVPIKNIGEDAQASGRETNVLNRNIAGAAPDWVVVLNNDVLLPAGWLAALLGAAGRHGLDVVCPAMRERDQNYDFESYAREFTTKLGGVVRRGGAHGVCFAVRRAVFEKIGGFDEAFRIGQFEDADFFRRARLAGFRTGVVGACFIHHFGSVTQDALSDTKKQRPYEAENRAYFRKKWKLGWARRRWEKAADGLRDWWWRTAERARFGHTLHEKWDGERVRFY
- a CDS encoding glycosyltransferase family 2 protein; this encodes MPISVSIIARNEAHSLPRCFESVRGWTAEIVVVLNNTTDPSAEVAMRHGALVFETEWRGYRDTKNFALDRCSQPWALCLDADEEVSPALRAEIEAFFARGDDRKFHAARFPRKVWFIDRWITHGDWYPDHNTRLVNRAHCRWGGDQFVHEHMHVDGPVATLRGDLHHYSFPTLSHHVAKINPFADLFLQQQMAKGGRFSLGAAVFRPAWRFFRAYVLRLGFLDGFPGFYIAWATAFGAFVRYSRLYEHEHRASPSPSQATTNEHQ
- a CDS encoding DUF721 domain-containing protein, encoding MPEAPKEFSHEVENLIASFRGLPEEDSRSRHRKTQDLGKLIDELLVKYRISHDSLEHSIREKWAELVGVANATYSHPVVVERGQLLVLCSHAVVRNELFHHRLQILEKLRKLPGCEGIRGLTLRAG